The following nucleotide sequence is from Labeo rohita strain BAU-BD-2019 chromosome 3, IGBB_LRoh.1.0, whole genome shotgun sequence.
tttttttttttttttttttttttgctttgtgatTATGGTGTATAGAATGTTGATTAACATAGAAAAAGttaaaagcagtttaacataaggatTTAACACAAAACagcttggggaaaaaaaaaatgcttttgcaAAGCACTGTATAAAAAGAAATTTCCAGAATATttgtattcagcaaggacgcactaaattaattaaaagtgacagtaaagacatttttaatgttacaaaagatttctctttcaaacagatgctgctcttttgaaatttatattcatcaaagaattctggaaaaaaagtatcatggtttctatgaaaatattaagcggttttcaacatgattataacaagaaatgtttcctaagcataaaataaacacattagaatgatttctgagggatcttgacactgaagacatttatttgaaattatgaaaatattacatattattactgtttttactatattctTGAACAAAATAactgcagccttgttgagcagaagagacatctttcaaaaatatGACAAGTAAATTTCGGTTATTGAATGGTAGTGTTCAGATAGATAATTTTGGTGGATGATCATGTTGGAGAAATGAATCATGTTCCAGACATTCAGAGAATAATAGTTctgcattttcagcacatttcaatcttttttttagCGGTTCCAGCACGACGCTCCCACCACAGGCTAATGGAACACACAAGACACAAGCAGAGAGCAAGTCTGTTGAAACTGAAGGTAACAATTCTGCGCTCAAGTCTTGACAGAtggaaaataaatgtcattcttCACCCAACTAGCTGAAATTACTAGCGTTTTAGCGGTTTCGTTTTACTggaaatttgaatttttatgactgaagtcTAATTTATGTTCTTGATGTTTAATGTCTCATACAGCAGTTAATTTTTCCAAAACTATGATCTCACCCCTTTTGTGACAATACACATCACACTGTCAGGAACACGTTGTATTTCATGAAATATTGCTCAGgctgaaaaaacacaaaatctgaTAATGTGTGGTCATTCTCTCAGGGTTCTTGGATGAAATGCGGAGCGCCTTATCCTCGCCCGTCCTGGATTCTCCAAACAGCAGTGCTGACATCACTCTGGACACCACGGGCGAGCTCACTGTTGAGGATGTCAAAGATTTCTTAATGTGAGCGTTCTTTACTTATCTATTCTGGTCTGTTAGAGTTGAGGTTATTTCGGGTTCCCTCAATGTTTTGCTTCTGTAGGACTGTGGATGAAGCTGAGAATAACTTCAGAAACATCACTGAGGAGGATGGGAGGCCTCCTGGAATTCTCATCAACTGAGGCGAGCTAGCAGACAGCTGGAGGTGAGGAACATTTACAGAGTAAGCGGGCTGTGAACACTGTGGTCTGTAAAGAGTAGACGGGGGATTTGTCACTTGATGCAGAATGGAGTGTGTCTGAGGAAGTGAACCCTGCTGAGCCTGGCAGATCCCTGCTAGACGTTTGTTTGCAAAAATTATTTGGGATGTGCACTTTGTAGTGTTATAGAGGAACAATATGTACTGATGATATCACACTACATTTTTCAGTATCATGTGACAAAAGTTCAGTTGTTTTCAAACAAGCAGCAAATAGCAGTATAgcttaaatagattttttttttttttttttttagtttacagtttacataatttaaattaccacatgatttaaccttcaagccatcctaggtgtatatgactttcctCGTTCAGaaaaatacaatctgagttatattaaaaaaaatgtcctggatcTTCCAACCCCTTTAATGGGAGTGAAttggtgttgagattttgaagtgcGTCTatgcatcataaaaagtactccacatggctccagggggttaataaatgccttctgaagtgaatcgatgcgtttgtgtaagaaaaatattcaaatttaaaactttataaatcatAATCTCTAGCTGCTTCTGACTGTCGTACGCACATTCActagagagtggcgttccagcggatgatgtaggatgtaggtGTAGTTTAAGCTCTAGTAAAAATATGCTAGTCTCTCAAAAACCAGGTTTGCAGCagaggaaaaccagtctccttttggcttatatcaaaatcctctgcATTTCTCGTTTCCTcgtacaaatcctcgttttgtacttgtaattgaccggtgttttgttttgcgcTCTCCTCTGCGTTTCCGCATTCGTCACTGCATTGGCATACGTCTTACGTATCTGCTGGAACACCGCTCTCTCGTACAATTAGCGGAAACTAGATATTAtggtttatgaagttttaaatatgggtatttcgtttacacaaacacatcaattcaattaatactttttatgatggatggatgcactttcaTGGGCTTCATCTTGACACCCATTTACTaccattataaagtttggaaaagccaggacattttttttttttatatttgtatttgtctgaaagaggcaagtttttgttaattattcattaaaggggatagtttacccaaaaaatgaaaattgagggtgagtaaatcatggggtagtTAAATATccttttaatgaataataaacaacatatttcaaAAACGGTTACAAGACAATACAACCTCCCAAAATCTGAACAATGACATTGTGAAGAGAAAGAAACAAATCTGACAGTTACGCAGTAAACAGAAGTACCATAAACTACTAAGATAACATGTTACGGAAACATGCATAACATGTATTCATACAAAAACACTTATACACAAGGAAAGCATCAtggtatttgttttaaatatatcttcataattttaaataaatcttttttttttttttttttttttttttttttaggacagAGGCTACAACCTTCCACTGacatgaatcagtgtttttttttttttttttttttttttttttgccatttttatgcctttatttggataGCACAGTGTAGATGGACAGGAAGCAAACTGGGAGAGAAaagggggtgggatcaggaaaggtccggGAGCGGGATTTGAACTCGGGTCGCCCACAGCGCAATGGCACTATATGTTGACAtgctaaccacaaggctattggcatcgacatgaatcagtgtttttggttaaaattcctctaGTTATGGGTGGTCTGATTTATTGTAGCCAAGTGAATctagtaatttattaattaaattctgCCATTCAGCTTTTTTCTGGTTTCAAGTCCATTTGATTAGGGTGTTTTTATGTGGGTTTTTTTGTGCTTTAGTGTATTCAAGTACATTCGGTTGCCAAGATTTTTGAGTTCAATAAAGTCTGCTCTGTTCgtaaaaatatattatctgtaattgtgttttaaaagatgtgtgtgtgtgtgtgtggctttttctttttgtaattaACTGCTATCTGTTTGTGTACCTAAAGTGTAGCATTACTGTGACTTACATAGCTTGTATTGCTagagtttcaaaaaatttaaaatggcttAGTAAACAATAGTTAAGGTAGACAGACAAACCATGGTGCTACCAGGCATCTTGTGTGTTTAATTGCCAGAATCTGCTTGTTGAGTGAATTCTTCCCCTACCTCCTGCTTTTTATGACTTTCTAGATCCCAAATAGTTTCTAGTCTGCTAATGACTGCAGTCAATTTATTATCTCTGCATTTTTAAGCAGAGCTTGACGGAATGCACTCCTGTGATTTCTGCAGTTGACTCTCAGTACGGCATCTGTCTCTTAGCCCAAGGCGTTATTATCTGAACTGCTAATGTACAGAAAATTAAGAACAGACCACACGTTCTCCTGCGCTTTCGTTTAGCCTTGGAcattttacattgtttatttgcactttcctcagggaaaaaaatgcttttttgccTCCTTGTGGACATGTTTGGCAGTGCAGaatgattttgattattaaatcaaACTGTTTTGatgatttaaatgtaattgcatCAGTATTTAAGCCTTAATGaggatgttgttgttttttttaggagCAGTTTTGGGACTCATCAGCTGAACTCATTACTTCTAATTGGATCTTGATCGAGCGGTTTGTGACTCCGGAAGTTGCACCAAACATTGTTCATGaagtttttgccatgggattgttGCACTTTTTCCCTGTGCCAAAAGACTGAATGATCTATTCTGTTTTGCTCTTTTTCTTCACCTTTCCTCCAGTTTTcctttccaattttttttttttttttttttttttttcccgacAACCATTGGTTCCTTTGAGAGGCCATAAAATGGTACATTTGAGAGGTGACTTTTAAAGGGATCAGGCAATAAAACAGTCGAGATGTTGCACAATGTCTGTATGCAGGTAGGGGGGGCTACTTGCACTGAGCCCATCAAGTTTTTCTTCTCAGTTTGTCTTTTAACATTCCTGTTTTGTCACATCACCTCTCATCTCACTGTGTGCCATTAATTAATgctaaatcaaatcaaaatgcttatttttagaTATCTGGTGTATAATTTGCCTCTTTTAGTTGATTTCCTAGTATACATAGCTGCTACAGTTCATGCATCTCTAAGGGTATTTTAGGGCGGCCAACTGCACAACAGAAATTAACTATTCATAATTAAGTGCCCTGCTCATTTATGAAGGTATATGCTCTCTGTATGAAGCGTTTGCTTTTTTCCTCCTGACAGCCTTTTCAACAATATCTGTGATACTGTGATGGTTTCTGACCACAAATCAGGAGTCTATTGAAAAGTTCAAGTTATGGACCCTGTGGGTTTGATAGAGATATTTTCCTTTCATTCAGTcgtctttattattattgttataattattattatttttaaataatgtcccTTAACCACTTGCCATTGTAAGTAATTCTGGCAGTTAActgtgaagtgtgtaatttgaAGGAACGTGGTGTGTATTCGCCGCAGTAATTCTAACCAGTTTGTTTTCGCCACAGTATTAACACGGTATGAAGGAGCTAATGACTTTTTCTATTTACAgtattagaataattttataTGGCTTATAAGGGTTGGTACTTTGTATTTTATAGATATTTCACTGGCATTTAGGTTACTAGGCATTTCTAACACTGCATTTTGTGGGGCAATTATAAACAGTTGTGTAgtataacaaaaaatgactataCTATAGACGTTAGCATAGCTAATTGAGGGAATAGGATGAGTGTTGCACAGACATTTGAATGAGACACAGCTGGCTCTTTGGGTCAGATAATGCAGATATTAGTCAGTGTGCTTTTAGAAGTAAAGTATGAATTTTAAAGTGAAAGGCTCTATTTACATTGTAATTACAAAGAAAACTGCACATAAATACTTTGCTTGGTATCGACTCGTCGTCACGTTTTCACCctgcattttctgttttttttgttttgttggttaCAAGTCAAAGGGACCTCACTAATTgtagtttaattttgtttgtatatttgccTTACATAACCTTTACTTTCCATCCAGCACCTATCCTGTgaacatgtatttaatttttatttttcttgtgtagaattttaatttgagATATAGCAATGCTAATGAAATCTTGAATGTTAATAAAGTATTTACTCCACATTTTATTGAATCTCCAGTGTGGTCTGTATTGAAATTAGTCTTTGAAAACCAAATGCCACATTTTCCAGTATTTCCAGCCAGTGAATATACTTGTGTATCTTAGAAAATATggttagccaaaaaaaaaaaaaatccatgtaaaCCATTTAAGTTATATGACCCATTGGGCACTTTGATATCATTTTGACATCAAATATTAGTCAAGATGTAATCAAGATGCTatagcattattttaaattcaatatAGATAGCAATTTCTTCCAGTGGTAACTGGGCGAAGATCTCACACTGAAATTGGTTGAATGTATATGTAGACCAAAATGTTTGACGTTCACTTTACAACGTCAGTTTGATTTGGATATTTTACCTGTTTTTTGATGTCAAACTGATGCCTTTTCAGCATCAATTATCCACTGCTGAGATTTAACTAGAACAGTttctaaaatgacaaaacctTCTGATTATATCTGGTTATACTTAAGTTCAGTTGCTGTCTTAAGGTGAAATTGTTGGAAAGGCATTTCatttgaaatgcaaattttCTTACCATGCTTGCACTTGTAACAAACTTTTAGTACTTATAAAAATCACACTAAAAATGACACTAAAAATCTGTTAAATCTGAATTAATGTGGCAATTATCACACTTGCGTTCACGGAATTTGGGTTGTTGACATGAGCAAAGATTTTGATCTAATGTATATGGGAATGTTGCAGTTTGTTAAACTGCTGCAGTATATCAAATTAATTGTTAATGGTAGAAATAGTCCATATAGTCTTTCTTAATATGAGCTTGATAATTAGGATTAATAAAGACTACATGCATATCGTTTCAGAAGAACATAAGTTGTAAAAGGGAGTCAATTTGTTTTAACCCTTATAAGAAAAAATGATTCCTACATACTGCATGCACTTTAAATATGCTAAACAGCAAAAGccttttaaagctattttttaaaggggtcatctgatgcccattttccacaagttgatatgattctttagggtcttaatgaaaagtctataacatactttggttaaaatttctcaatggtaatgtaaataacacctttttttaccttgccaaaatcagctctgcaaaaatcatcctgttctggtcaaggttgctttaaatgttaatgagctctgctctccccgcccctctcttctctctgtggcgTGACGAGCCTGTtcactttagctgcatttagccacgtttagcggCTGTTACGAGCCCctgctagcatgttattaggaaaggtgatcacaaAGAGTCATAAAAAATACCCTTTCACTCCCTTCTGCTGTAAGTTaaactggatcatgaatgattcgcacaaacatagacagatatagatcGGGAAGCGCATTccattaataaacaaacataatctactgcatgttcagcggctcagatgtcgggagtaaatgacaaccactacgttcattattacatccagcaacacaacacctcaatctgagatatatttgtctaacttacatcgccttctccggcattgaaacaatggaggttggactatTACAGCTGATTAAAGGCGGGtatgaggtaagatgctcatgtcaatcaactatcgtgggagcggcctctgttggtgcgACAGGCGCCTGAgaacggcttgatttgaaaaaggggatattatttttacagattaattaaaaaccactgcatggatttgtatcattatagggtagatttgtacatgcactgccaacacacattaatgttcaaacaacatgaaaaagtgaactttgcatccaatgacccctttaaggtcaGGCCTGGGGCCTCATTTATAATGTACAGACCTCATCAGTCagcgttatttttgtcacactgtacaacaataaatttgtaaatttgtttttgtattatagtaagggctaagtttagggttggggtatgTGTAGACGTTAAGAAACAATccaataggtagaacaattcatttcattgttagtttccagTCGAAAACCGTTGTTTGAGAATGGCGAGTGGCAAGAAAAAGAATTTTAGTGAGGACGAAATTGAAAAACATTCActcacaatgaaaataaaatactgtgctTTAATTTGTAGCATCAAGAAAAACAGGATGCCTTTTTAGCAgtcttgtttctttttaatttattgagcGAATCAcagaaacaaaccaaaattCATCATAGCctacgttttttttcagttccaTGTTCACACAAAAGCACAAGGCAAACGTTGCCAACGTTGCACATCTCAAAGCTAGCAAAACAGAACAACATCAacctaaataaatgcagttacatacatttgaaaagCTTTAgaacttttattgtttttataagctTCTCATTTTGTGATCTCATATTAGAAACggtttcaatatattttaagatcagttttACAAAAGGTAATATATGGTTTCGTttgaattattttgattatttttgtctattttaaagtcaacccaaaatgaaagaaaaagggcaacagaaaaataagtttaatatcTTCAACagatatgttacaaaagataccTGCTAACATCTACGTTTACAGGATAGCATCTGTGAATAATTTTGTAAGGTACTTTTACTTTATTAGAAACACATATATGATAACATCCAAATGCTGTGCCAAGATATACGTTTAtgccattttgatttaatgGAGGCTGGATCCAACATTAAAGGAATTTCTTATATTTGtgtaagcttatttattatatacaattttattttgtttctccGTTCACAAAAGCGCGGCAGATGCATGATGACATGTCAAAACTCATGTTCTGTTTATGGTGATATTTGCACATTCATGGCATTATTAACATGTCTTAGAcattcatatgttttttttttttaattcaactttCTAATCTTGCCTGTTAACAGTTTTCCAGCGTTTGATATCTGTCAGAAAAAAACTAACCGAAATGCACACcctaaaacaattattattattagtagtagtagtagtatcatcatcatcatggcTGCTGCTTATATTTCCAAGTACCTGCAGTGCTCCAATTTGACACAAGGAAAAATGCATACATCTGCTCAGACGCCGACGTGCCTTTAAACACTTTTCCACGCAAAAGATTGTTTATAAATATGAACGTTCCCGTGGCTTTCAGCGTATGCACAGTCTGAGATCAAATTTGTGTGTATGCACGCTTTATAAATTAGGCCCCTGaagtcttgattttttttttattcaaaggaGAATTCTTTAAACATGACAACATCATCTTGAAAAATAGTACTCTTTTATTAAAGACAACAAAGTCCTGATAATCACATTTAACCTACACAAACATTAAAGCAGTAGAAATTACAAAGAATGTACAAcaaatcaaaccaaaatttTCTGTTGTGAGAAGATTCTATACATCATTAAGGGCTATTGCATCATatcctcttcttcctcttcctcctcctcatcttcATCAAAGTAGCGTTCCTCCGCATCACGGCTTACAATATCCAGGTTATCATAATCTGGATTCTCATCCACCTCACTGCAATGAAAATATCAAtgttattgtaattaatatattatttagtattaaggggtcatgaactgagaaatcaaaattcccttgatcttttaatgtgtaatgtaagaggtcattgtactataaaaacattctgTAGTTTCAGAGCTTGAAACTtggttagtctaaaaacagcttatattgaagccaaTCTGCCAAAACGACAAAACGTAgaatgtgccactttatgatgtaatagtgtcTGAACACCGCCTCAGCAGAagatcactgcctgtttagccctgCCCACCAATTCACACACTGCATTCCTTCTGATCGCAGCGTTGGGAAAGACTGaatgaacattatttttaataaagttccAGACCATGTCAATATGAACTTGGTCAGTTGTTTACTTCAATTTACAGAggtttgtttacaaacaagtCACAGTTTGATGCAGGATTTTCGGAAacattgaaactaaaagacagTGACAGTGATGTCACACCACAGagttttttattatgtggtcacctttgtctgttattacagatcaTTTGATATGTAATGAGTATTTATGCATCAAActatgaaggatgtaggctgtcaaacatacacaactgttagccaatcacagcagtgggcgtttacttcTGAGTTTACAATCTGTCACGCCTGttcaaacagagcgttctgCTGATGGGGGTCAAAACAGGACTGAAAATAGCctattatttctaaaatatgatgttttttgatgtaaaacatcatggacctcagagaacagtacaaaattataaaaaggcagttcatgatccctttaagatataaaattatatatgaactaAAATAAGGGCAATTAACACTCCACAGTTCATAATATATATCTTTATAAACAACTGATTTGAAGATACATTCTGGTAatgcaatgtttattttttatactcaAAATTTGAGACCTATGTGAGCAAGCACTATGATTTGACCTGTAGTTGAAGTCATCCTTGCCATCCAGGAAGCGCTGATGCATTTGACTGAGGAACTCCTCTCTCAGCATAGCTTTCTCTTCTGCATTCGGCTCCCACTCTGCCTGTCTAGGCTCGTCATAttctaaaacacacaaaagcacATTCATCCATCAATTCATCCATTAAACTGAATCTCAGTCATGAGTCAGTCAGTGAGATCTCACACCTTCCTCATCAGACTCCTCCACTGCACACTGCTCTCTCTCCTGCTCCTCTTCCATGCGGTTCTGGATCAGTTTCTCCTGGTAGGAGTTGATAAGCAGGTCAGCGAGTCCCCCTGGGCTGTTCCTCATGGCCTCCTCCGAGCGCTGCAGAATCTCCTCTTCGCTGAGGTACTGTCCGATGTACTGCTCGTACAGCAGCGGATCTCGCACACGCATCTGCTCCTCGCTGAAGTACTGGCCCTCTGCAGAGAGATAGAGTTGCTGAGTAAGACAAAAGTATCAAAGTGCTATTCTTGCAAATGGCAGAGGAGTTATTTTATGGAGTCagagtgaagacatttataatgttggatttctatttaaaaaaaatgctgttctttacaACTTTCTATTCCTCaagaaatagaaaatatatcatggtttccacaaaaatattaagcagcacaactattttcaacactgGTAATGATATGTAATGTTTTCTGAACAGCAATTCAACAtgtcagaatgatttctaaaggatcatgtgacactgaagactgaagtaatgttGCTGAATATTAAGCTTTAACAACCCCCCCCGTGTTTACCCTTCTGAAGAGCACGGAGAGCCGCGTAACGATGGTTACGGACGCTTTTCCGGTCAGCTGCGCTGGATGCCCGTTTCTGAATCTCCTTGCAGTAGTACTGCGCTCTGCAGTCATTGCTCAGGTGTGAGAAAGCCTCTATGTGCTCCGGCTTCAGATGGGCCTGATAGCGCTCCAGAAATACCAAGGGCTTGGATCTGTACTGATCCAATAAAACCTCCTTCTTCTCTTCCAGAGTTAAGTCTGGTTCCCCAAGCTGCTGGCTTTTCACTGGACTCCCACTGGCTGCTATAGCCGCTATCATTGAGCTGAGACAGTTAGATGGCTCATCCTGAAGAAAACAAGCAAGAGTCACATGGTTAGAATCATGTATAGAATTATATGGCATGTATGAGCTGAACACAGGTGACACCTCACCTTTTGATTTGGAGAGCTGCTTGTCGTGCTGTGGGCCTCCTTGACAGCAGTCTGAGGAGGACATCTGTCTCGAACAGCAGGTTCATCGCAGATGTCAGATGTGATAGGTTTAGGTTTAGAGCATGGCTCAATTTCTCCCCACAATGCTGTCTTCTGCTTTAGAGAGAGAAAGTGTCAACAGATATTCGAGAGGTTAGT
It contains:
- the ccdc97 gene encoding coiled-coil domain-containing protein 97 isoform X3: MWGEIEPCVKPLEGEDSSSCGTRQRWTDCAQQKTALWGEIEPCSKPKPITSDICDEPAVRDRCPPQTAVKEAHSTTSSSPNQKDEPSNCLSSMIAAIAASGSPVKSQQLGEPDLTLEEKKEVLLDQYRSKPLVFLERYQAHLKPEHIEAFSHLSNDCRAQYYCKEIQKRASSAADRKSVRNHRYAALRALQKEGQYFSEEQMRVRDPLLYEQYIGQYLSEEEILQRSEEAMRNSPGGLADLLINSYQEKLIQNRMEEEQEREQCAVEESDEEEYDEPRQAEWEPNAEEKAMLREEFLSQMHQRFLDGKDDFNYSEVDENPDYDNLDIVSRDAEERYFDEDEEEEEEEEDMMQ
- the ccdc97 gene encoding coiled-coil domain-containing protein 97 isoform X4 — encoded protein: MWGEIEPCVKPLEGEDSSSCGTRQRWTDCAQKTALWGEIEPCSKPKPITSDICDEPAVRDRCPPQTAVKEAHSTTSSSPNQKDEPSNCLSSMIAAIAASGSPVKSQQLGEPDLTLEEKKEVLLDQYRSKPLVFLERYQAHLKPEHIEAFSHLSNDCRAQYYCKEIQKRASSAADRKSVRNHRYAALRALQKEGQYFSEEQMRVRDPLLYEQYIGQYLSEEEILQRSEEAMRNSPGGLADLLINSYQEKLIQNRMEEEQEREQCAVEESDEEEYDEPRQAEWEPNAEEKAMLREEFLSQMHQRFLDGKDDFNYSEVDENPDYDNLDIVSRDAEERYFDEDEEEEEEEEDMMQ
- the ccdc97 gene encoding coiled-coil domain-containing protein 97 isoform X2, whose product is MWGEIEPCVKPLEGEDSSSCGTRQRWTDCAQVQKTALWGEIEPCSKPKPITSDICDEPAVRDRCPPQTAVKEAHSTTSSSPNQKDEPSNCLSSMIAAIAASGSPVKSQQLGEPDLTLEEKKEVLLDQYRSKPLVFLERYQAHLKPEHIEAFSHLSNDCRAQYYCKEIQKRASSAADRKSVRNHRYAALRALQKEGQYFSEEQMRVRDPLLYEQYIGQYLSEEEILQRSEEAMRNSPGGLADLLINSYQEKLIQNRMEEEQEREQCAVEESDEEEYDEPRQAEWEPNAEEKAMLREEFLSQMHQRFLDGKDDFNYSEVDENPDYDNLDIVSRDAEERYFDEDEEEEEEEEDMMQ
- the ccdc97 gene encoding coiled-coil domain-containing protein 97 isoform X1; its protein translation is MWGEIEPCVKPLEGEDSSSCGTRQRWTDCAQVQQKTALWGEIEPCSKPKPITSDICDEPAVRDRCPPQTAVKEAHSTTSSSPNQKDEPSNCLSSMIAAIAASGSPVKSQQLGEPDLTLEEKKEVLLDQYRSKPLVFLERYQAHLKPEHIEAFSHLSNDCRAQYYCKEIQKRASSAADRKSVRNHRYAALRALQKEGQYFSEEQMRVRDPLLYEQYIGQYLSEEEILQRSEEAMRNSPGGLADLLINSYQEKLIQNRMEEEQEREQCAVEESDEEEYDEPRQAEWEPNAEEKAMLREEFLSQMHQRFLDGKDDFNYSEVDENPDYDNLDIVSRDAEERYFDEDEEEEEEEEDMMQ